The following coding sequences are from one Rutidosis leptorrhynchoides isolate AG116_Rl617_1_P2 chromosome 11, CSIRO_AGI_Rlap_v1, whole genome shotgun sequence window:
- the LOC139875130 gene encoding putative F-box/FBD/LRR-repeat protein At4g13965: protein MTGNNIEDTRYNNTEVDKISCLPENLIDLIFEKLPVQDAVRTHVLSKSWRYKWTKMSSVVLDKHFSEKFAKNEAFGHYGFFTISNQIFNFIKGPILKLHLHITNMALDSFQEVDQWILSLSKAGVIRELVLTVLNQRYQLPSIGKPIQGVERVNLASLLSNMPCLGDLIIDGYFLQFCIAENIPKWLPHPANCLEYLSLHNFKFGDLNQLQGVSCMLRNSPNLERLDFDNQGLQNEQLDVNPASTYLEASDCLDQNLNRLKTINIMHVERSRPVLVFIKLLLHHSPILEKVSIRPSVTVDALEKYNFAKDVM, encoded by the exons ATGACAGGTAACAATATTGAGGACACACGTTATAACAATACTGAAGTGGATAAAATCAGTTGCTTGCCAGAGAATTTGATTGACTTGATTTTCGAGAAGCTCCCGGTTCAAGATGCTGTGAGGACACACGTTTTATCAAAAAGTTGGAGGTACAAATGGACCAAAATGAGCTCGGTGGTTCTTGATAAACATTTCTCAGAAAAGTTTGCCAAAAATGAAGCTTTTGGTCATTATGGGTTTTTTACCATCTCAAACCAAATCTTTAACTTTATCAAGGGTCCTATCTTAAAGTTACATCTCCACATAACAAACATGGCTCTTGATAGCTTCCAAGAAGTCGATCAGTGGATTTTATCCTTGTCAAAAGCCGGTGTTATTAGGGAACTCGTCCTTACTGTTTTAAACCAACGTTATCAACTTCCAT CTATAGGTAAACCCATTCAAGGAGTTGAAAGAGTTAATTTGGCTAGCTTGTTAAGTAATATGCCATGTCTTGGGGATTTAATTATCGACGGGTATTTTCTACAG TTTTGTATTGCAGAAAACATTCCCAAGTGGCTTCCACACCCGGCTAATTGTTTAGAGTATCTCAGCTTACACAACTTTAAATTTGGTGATTTAAATCAACTTCAAGGTGTTTCATGTATGCTTCGTAACTCGCCTAACTTAGAACGACTTGATTTCGATAATCAG GGTCTTCAAAACGAGCAACTGGATGTGAATCCAGCATCGACTTATTTGGAAGCTTCTGACTGTTTGGACCAGAATTTGAACCGATTGAAAACTATAAATATTATGCATGTAGAAAGATCAAGGCCTGTGTTGGTCTTTATAAAGCTTTTACTTCATCATTCGCCCATTCTTGAAAAAGTATCAATTCGACCCAGTGTAACCGTTGATGCTCTTGAAAAGTACAACTTCGCTAAGGATGTTATGTAG